In Fragaria vesca subsp. vesca linkage group LG1, FraVesHawaii_1.0, whole genome shotgun sequence, the sequence CAATGAACACAAAGAATCTACTTCACAACCTATCACTCAACAAGTTCATGGCGAAACAGTGATTTGACAATTCAAACTTCACAATCAGTACATAAAATCCAAGCCATTGCAATCGAATCACTCTAAACCGATTGAAACGCGATCAAGAAACATCGAAAGAAGCAATCTATGACGTGCTACTACCGCAACTTAGCTCAGCTCATTCAAAAGAAACAAGAAATCATCTTCTTGGCTCCATTAAGCCTACGAGTTCTATATTTTCGGAATCAGAATCGGAATGCGAGGGAGAGAGAAAGAGAGAGATACCTGGACGAGTCGAAACGACGTCGGAGGATGTGACGGAGGCGGAGGTCGACGGCGGCGCTTTTCTTTTCGAAGTGGCGCGAGGCATGGTACGGCGGTGAAGTGGAGCCGATGATGACGTGTATTGGGCGATTCTCGGAAGGCGCGCCGATTCGAAACGACGTCGGAGGAGAGTGAGTGAGAAAAGAGCGAGGGTTTTGGGGAATTTTCGAATCGCTGAACAGACGGCGAGAGATGAGAGGGGTTTTGTTTTATAGTGTTTGGATTGATGGAGAGGGAGGTTGAGGACGCGCGGGAGATTGGTTGCACGCGCTGATTGGTGCGTGGCGGAGATCTTTGAGGGGTTTGGGGTTAATATTGGAATTTGGGGTAGATAATCGGGTTGGCGGGTTATACGTGCGCGGGTTTGGGCGGTGCGTTACAGTGTTTGAATAACGGTAATTTTATTTTCGCTTTCTTTTGTCCAATTTCCCTAGTGCTTCTTAAATTTATGATATTATTATATCTTTTTGTACTACGTGTTGCTAGTTAGAAATTTAGAGAAATTTTATTCTAATAGTGAAAGAATTTACTTACAGGTTTAACTTGATATCTTTTTCTTATCCTTAAATTTAGATCTAATAGCATCAAACCAAGATTTTGCTAGTTTATTTAGTAACTAGATACGTTATATGAATCTGCAACATGAATTATCATAAATACGACACTAGTCATGTTGAATAGTCATGTTGAATGAATCATGTGTCCACGTATATTTCAATCGTTCATTGTACTTGATCATTGGACATTAATCAACTAGACAAAAAAAATTTTGTTTTCAATCATTGAGTCCATGTTTTTTTACATGTTTACTTACTTGGAATAAAATGAAATCATTTCGAGGTAATTAATTAAATTTATACATTTATTTTTGTTAAAGGGAAGAATATTAATGCGTTTGTTAACAAATAAAGAAATTAGAATTGTGTTTACTAACATGTGAAAGATTTAGAATTGATGTATGTCACACCTCCTCATCAGGAGCCGATTCCTGAATATTCAAGAATTTGATGATTACAAAAGAGGAGATGTTTAGGAATCAACAATTCAAAATCAACGCCGATCTATTTCCTCTCCCATTTCACTTGTCTCTGAGTTAAAATTAATTTTCCGTATTAAGTAAGCAAACGTGCCTATTAAAGATAATCGACGCATAAACTTTTTGATCCAAATACCAATTGGGCCAGGGGGTTGAAATTAACACAAACTGCAAAGGCCTTCTTCAAAAAAACAATCAGCCTCTCACAGGCCCAAGTGCTATTAGAAACCAATTGGCCTACAGTATAAATACCTCACCCTCAAGCATTTAGGGTTTTCTATCTCGCTAGGGTTTTGTCTGCAAGCCGCTGCTCCGAGTCGCCGAGAGAGCTCTTCCCTCTGCGAAAATGGTAAATCTCCGCTACCTCTCTCTCTTTCTCTCTGTTTTCTCATCTCGATCTTCCATCTCTTGATTTCGTTTTCGCTTCACTAATCTCGGCCGTTTGATTTCGCAGCCGTCGCACAAGACCTTCATCATCAAGAAGAAGCTGGGGAAGAAGATGAGGCAGAACAGGCCCATCCCTCACTGGATCCGCATGAGGACCGACAACACCATCAGGTAAGCAATCCAATACGGCGTCGTATTTCTGCGTTTTCTGTTTTTAAGAATTGGGATTCCTGCTAGGTTGTAATACGGCGTCGTTTTTTGTGTGTTTTCAGGTACAACGCTAAGCGCAGGCACTGGCGCCGCACCAAGCTCGGATTCTAAGCTGGATATGGGTGTTGCTTTGGAACTGGGCTTTTCGCTGTTTTGTGATTTTAATTCGAGAGATAGACTTGGTAATCTTTTATGTTTGGTCAATCGGGAACACTTCGGTGATGGATTTGTAGTTTAATTTGTATTTTGAGTAATGGGTTGAACCCTCTTTTGAATGATTGTGAGCTCATCATGTCTATGCAGTTCGATGATTTACTTATTGTCTGTGTGTTGACTCGTGTTCTGTTCATTATAGTCTGTTTGAGCGAAAGAGTAATATAGTTTAGCGGTGCCTTACTACATGATTCCCATTGTCTGCAAGTACGTTAGTGTTTTTATCGTAGCAACTATTTGTGGATGGTATATAGATATCCGAGGAGAGTGCTTTGGTAGTAATGTAGAACAAGGGAACTATTTGATATGAACCTTGTCTTGCCCTTTGCGTTATTAAGATATGTTGGTGTAGGATGTTTATTGAGATTCAATATCAAGTGATGGTCAAAAGGATTTATTGGTGGATTCTGAACTTTGGTTCTAGTATAGTATAGCATGCTGGTGACTTTCTAGCATGCTTAGGTTGCTTTTGAGGTGAGAATTGTGGCCCTGGTTGGCTAGATGTTGACTAATTTTGCTGATTGTTATGCTGGAGGTCTTGTGTCCTGTTTGAAGCACCGATATGCATTAGTTTGATGTACCTCTCATTTGCATGTATGA encodes:
- the LOC101290887 gene encoding 60S ribosomal protein L39-1-like, translating into MPSHKTFIIKKKLGKKMRQNRPIPHWIRMRTDNTIRYNAKRRHWRRTKLGF